One part of the Dyadobacter sp. 676 genome encodes these proteins:
- a CDS encoding FecR domain-containing protein, protein MKTPLSKEMLFTYFSGQATILQKQLIEEWLAGQESQEMYFEWLQEWENSHPQFLPDVDSAFERMQELLEAEEYKEEQAAVASRTGDIRNGFGTLGRWAAAAVVISGFTAYLFRDVVFYENYRTGYAENRTLALPDGSTVALHPNSGLKMLRWGFGWFNRDVALEGEASFVVTHRADNQPFTVHTPDHGKVTVLGTEFFVYSREKGTQVVLSKGKVRISSPEMAAPLDMEPGEKASIESTGEIDIQPLTTTERANPASWQEHHFRFDHTSLFDVTRELHSVFGLQTVIDDPSLAARQVTGTFKARQADELLSVLAEMLEMTVEVRSGKVYLVPDSLDTN, encoded by the coding sequence ATGAAAACGCCATTGTCGAAAGAAATGCTCTTCACCTATTTTTCCGGCCAGGCCACGATCCTGCAAAAGCAGCTGATCGAGGAGTGGCTGGCCGGGCAGGAGAGCCAGGAAATGTATTTTGAATGGTTACAGGAATGGGAAAACAGCCATCCGCAATTTTTGCCTGATGTGGATAGTGCATTTGAGCGGATGCAGGAATTACTTGAAGCGGAAGAATACAAGGAAGAGCAGGCGGCCGTTGCGAGCCGGACAGGCGACATCCGAAACGGCTTCGGTACCTTAGGGCGCTGGGCGGCTGCGGCGGTGGTTATCTCGGGGTTTACGGCTTACCTTTTCAGAGACGTAGTATTTTATGAAAACTACCGGACCGGCTACGCGGAAAACCGCACGCTCGCATTGCCCGATGGCAGCACAGTGGCACTCCATCCCAATAGCGGGCTGAAAATGCTGCGCTGGGGTTTCGGATGGTTCAACCGGGACGTGGCGCTGGAAGGGGAGGCAAGTTTTGTAGTGACGCACCGGGCCGACAACCAGCCGTTCACGGTACACACGCCCGATCATGGAAAGGTAACCGTGCTGGGTACCGAGTTCTTCGTGTATTCCCGCGAGAAGGGGACGCAGGTAGTGCTCAGCAAGGGGAAGGTCCGGATTTCGTCACCGGAAATGGCCGCACCGCTCGATATGGAACCGGGCGAAAAAGCATCTATCGAAAGTACGGGCGAGATCGACATTCAGCCATTGACCACCACGGAACGCGCCAATCCGGCCAGCTGGCAGGAACATCATTTCCGCTTTGATCATACCAGCCTTTTCGATGTTACCCGCGAGCTGCATTCGGTTTTCGGCTTACAGACCGTCATCGACGACCCCTCGCTGGCCGCACGCCAGGTTACGGGCACTTTTAAGGCACGGCAAGCCGACGAACTGCTTTCCGTACTGGCGGAAATGCTCGAAATGACCGTCGAAGTGCGGAGCGGGAAGGTTTACCTCGTACCTGATTCACTTGACACCAATTAA
- a CDS encoding RNA polymerase sigma-70 factor has product MNPEPFDQQPDEEQNLGKPAGHGGDKRVPESTDKEFFIRKTFETDPAKGYELLFRTYYIPLCSHAVRFVYNKEVAEDLVTEIFLNFWKKHLHLTVTSTFRAYLFTAVRNRCFTWLRWEFQKTRQEELAEHSGLDMLSPQQIMETDELYMHIERVINGLPPQCQKAFVLSRFEGKSYQEIAARLDVSVKAVEGHISRALNVLRRSLKRN; this is encoded by the coding sequence GTGAACCCCGAACCATTTGACCAACAACCGGACGAGGAGCAAAACCTCGGCAAGCCGGCCGGACATGGCGGGGACAAGCGCGTGCCGGAATCGACGGACAAGGAGTTTTTTATTCGGAAAACATTCGAAACCGATCCGGCCAAGGGCTACGAGCTGTTGTTCCGGACCTATTATATTCCGCTTTGCAGCCATGCGGTGCGCTTTGTGTATAACAAAGAAGTGGCCGAGGACCTGGTGACGGAGATCTTCCTCAATTTTTGGAAAAAGCATTTGCATTTAACCGTCACGTCCACTTTCCGGGCTTACCTGTTCACGGCCGTGCGTAATCGGTGCTTCACCTGGCTTCGCTGGGAGTTTCAGAAAACCCGGCAGGAAGAGCTTGCGGAGCATTCGGGCCTGGACATGCTTTCTCCCCAGCAGATCATGGAGACCGACGAGCTTTATATGCATATCGAGCGGGTGATCAATGGATTACCGCCTCAATGCCAGAAAGCATTTGTGCTGAGCCGGTTCGAGGGAAAGTCCTACCAGGAGATTGCCGCACGGCTCGATGTTTCGGTAAAAGCGGTGGAGGGGCACATCAGCAGGGCGCTCAACGTATTGCGCCGGTCGCTGAAAAGAAATTAG
- a CDS encoding two-component regulator propeller domain-containing protein produces the protein MRLLMLILLTTLLLAPEPLFAKQEGPGYSLRHFTNENGLPQNSVRSFAADRDGFIWLATDMGLARFDGQYFVTFDAGNLRTSTSQIVSFAPDPEGRKDRLYALSADCNHIKISRGTAVVDSNLLEAYSNGQFKPREANCDWFYWVGLPDRHKGQWPISHYLFLIPGSGGSFLHVAQRREN, from the coding sequence ATGAGATTATTAATGTTGATTTTACTGACAACGCTCCTTTTAGCGCCTGAACCCCTGTTTGCGAAGCAGGAAGGCCCGGGTTACTCCCTGAGGCATTTTACCAATGAAAATGGCCTCCCCCAAAATTCAGTAAGGTCCTTTGCGGCAGATCGCGATGGTTTCATTTGGCTGGCTACCGATATGGGTTTGGCGCGATTCGACGGCCAGTATTTTGTGACTTTTGATGCGGGGAATCTCCGAACAAGTACCAGCCAGATCGTGTCTTTCGCTCCCGACCCGGAAGGGCGAAAAGATCGGTTGTATGCTTTGAGCGCAGATTGCAACCATATCAAGATTTCCCGGGGTACGGCGGTCGTCGATAGCAATTTGCTCGAAGCATATTCCAACGGCCAGTTTAAGCCAAGGGAAGCAAACTGTGATTGGTTCTATTGGGTCGGTTTACCCGATCGGCACAAAGGTCAGTGGCCGATTTCACACTACCTGTTTTTAATCCCCGGCTCCGGGGGAAGTTTTTTACATGTGGCGCAAAGGCGGGAAAATTGA
- a CDS encoding HAMP domain-containing sensor histidine kinase, which translates to MEAFAAQQNHFENHVPETLRIRSNRQLLKIILHNLIDNANKYTSDGIVSVGGSQEGPAVRLVVSDTGPGLSGDLVNWINESNAAYPESPDGEPRMHGIGLVIIKELTEILGLEISVSSGHGTRFEILITNIL; encoded by the coding sequence ATGGAAGCATTCGCGGCCCAGCAGAATCATTTTGAAAACCATGTGCCCGAAACGCTTCGGATCAGGTCCAACAGGCAGTTATTGAAAATCATCCTGCATAACCTGATTGACAACGCCAACAAATATACTTCCGACGGGATCGTAAGCGTTGGCGGCAGCCAGGAAGGGCCGGCGGTAAGACTGGTGGTATCCGACACCGGGCCGGGGCTATCCGGAGACTTGGTGAACTGGATCAACGAAAGCAACGCAGCTTATCCGGAATCCCCGGACGGAGAGCCCCGCATGCACGGCATCGGGCTGGTCATTATCAAAGAACTTACAGAAATATTAGGGCTCGAAATTTCTGTCAGCTCCGGCCATGGAACAAGGTTCGAAATCCTGATTACCAATATCCTGTAA
- a CDS encoding SRPBCC domain-containing protein, which translates to MPNIRQSLLIAATAKEVYDALTTSEGLSSWWTPGASAAAVLNSSASFPFGDSYLKKMRILELKPLEFVKWHCVQGDSEWVGTTIGFRLLESSNEKLLETHPEVRGQVEQSPAARGVLLTCQHDDWDSYTPMFAECSYTWGAVFEEFETVLRNR; encoded by the coding sequence ATGCCGAACATACGACAATCGCTTCTGATCGCCGCAACTGCGAAAGAAGTCTACGACGCGCTGACAACCTCAGAAGGGCTATCGTCGTGGTGGACTCCCGGAGCCAGCGCAGCCGCTGTACTAAATTCGAGCGCAAGTTTCCCTTTCGGCGACAGCTATCTTAAAAAGATGCGGATACTGGAGTTAAAGCCTCTCGAATTTGTCAAATGGCATTGCGTACAAGGTGATTCGGAGTGGGTCGGGACGACCATCGGTTTCAGGCTCCTCGAATCAAGCAACGAAAAATTGCTGGAAACACACCCCGAGGTTAGGGGTCAGGTCGAACAAAGCCCGGCCGCCCGGGGAGTATTGCTGACATGTCAGCACGACGACTGGGACTCTTACACACCTATGTTTGCGGAATGCAGTTACACATGGGGGGCAGTTTTTGAGGAGTTTGAAACTGTTTTGCGAAACCGGTAA
- a CDS encoding SDR family oxidoreductase, with the protein MRTMIVTGASRGIGAATAYLAADHDFAVVVNYHQNKSAAEKVVSDILAKGGSAVAVQADISKEADVIRLFEEADRTFGNLQALVNNAGILERQMRLEQMDLARLNRVFTANIVGQFLCAREAVKRMSVKNGGTGGTIVNVSSIAARTGAPGEYIDYAASKGALDALTIGLAKEVAEEGIRVNAVRPGFIYTDIHVSGGEPGRVDRIKESIPLKRGGLASEVAEAIIWLSTEKSSFSTGVFIDVTGGR; encoded by the coding sequence ATGAGAACAATGATAGTTACGGGTGCAAGCCGCGGAATAGGAGCGGCCACGGCGTATCTTGCTGCCGATCACGACTTTGCCGTTGTGGTTAATTATCACCAGAATAAATCCGCCGCCGAAAAGGTCGTGTCCGACATTCTTGCAAAAGGAGGCAGCGCGGTAGCTGTCCAGGCCGATATATCCAAAGAAGCGGATGTAATCCGGCTTTTCGAAGAGGCCGACCGTACATTTGGAAATTTGCAGGCACTCGTCAACAATGCAGGTATCCTCGAACGTCAGATGCGCCTGGAACAAATGGACCTGGCGCGGCTTAACCGCGTTTTTACCGCGAACATCGTCGGGCAGTTCCTGTGTGCACGCGAGGCTGTGAAAAGAATGTCGGTCAAAAACGGCGGTACGGGCGGAACGATCGTAAACGTATCTTCCATTGCGGCCCGTACGGGCGCGCCGGGTGAATATATCGACTATGCGGCTTCAAAAGGTGCGTTGGATGCGCTTACGATCGGCCTGGCGAAGGAAGTTGCGGAGGAGGGTATTCGCGTCAATGCCGTCAGGCCGGGATTTATTTATACCGACATTCACGTTTCGGGCGGCGAGCCGGGCCGCGTCGACAGGATCAAGGAAAGTATCCCCCTGAAACGGGGCGGTCTGGCATCGGAAGTAGCCGAGGCGATCATCTGGCTTTCGACAGAAAAATCGTCTTTCTCGACGGGCGTTTTTATAGACGTTACCGGTGGACGCTAG